Genomic window (Trichocoleus sp.):
CCCCTTGTCAGCAACCAAAAGAAAACTAGGGTATCAACAGCCAAATTACGAGTCGATCGGGTAGGCAGCTTGCCTGCCCTTTTTGTTATTTAAGGGTCAGGCATTTGAGAAGATAGCTGTCTAAATCACCGCTTGATTTTATCCAGCAGTTTAGTGTCTAGTTCACGGAGATAAGTAGCTAGGATTAATTAGATATAAGATGGGATAGACCGCCTAAACGGAGTTCTTCATCATTGATGCCTGCTCCCATTCGGATTATCTTAAGCGAAGCAGAAGACTCGATGTTAAGCGAGTTGCGAGTTGCCCAAACCGTGCCACAACGGACGCGCGACCGGGCTCATATGATTCGCTTAAATGCCCAAGGGTGGAACGTGCCTGCGATTGCCCAGATTTATCAGTGTCATGAGCACACTGTCAGAGCCACGTTGCGACGCTGGCAAGCAGGCGGATTGAGTAGGTTGTGGGAAGCGGCAGGACGAGGCGCTAAAACCCGTTGGAGCGAAGCCGATAAGCAACTGCTAGAAACCTGGGTTGAGGACGATCCTCGAACCTACAACAGCACTCAACTGGCCCGTAAACTGCAACAAGAGCGGCAAATTACCCTCTCCCCTGATTGGATTCGCCGGGTGATGAAAAAAAGGGGTTCCGCTGGAAGCGCACCCGT
Coding sequences:
- a CDS encoding helix-turn-helix domain-containing protein, which encodes MPAPIRIILSEAEDSMLSELRVAQTVPQRTRDRAHMIRLNAQGWNVPAIAQIYQCHEHTVRATLRRWQAGGLSRLWEAAGRGAKTRWSEADKQLLETWVEDDPRTYNSTQLARKLQQERQITLSPDWIRRVMKKRGSAGSAPVTASETNKTCSRSNPSKQT